The Achromobacter deleyi region GCACCGGCTATACCGGCGAGGACGGCTTCGAAATCGTGCTGCCCGCCACCGACGTGGTGCAGTTGTGGCGCGACCTGCTGGCCCAGGGCGTGCGCCCGGCGGGCCTGGGCGCGCGCGACACGCTGCGCCTGGAAGCCGGCATGAATCTCTACGGCCAGGACATGGACGAGCTGACCCAGCCCGGAGAAGCCGGACTGACCTGGACTGTGTCGCTCAAGAACGCCGACCGCCGCTTCATCGGCCGCGACGCGCTGGAGCAGTTCGCCACGCCCGCCGCCTTCATCGGCCTGAAGCTGCAAGAGCGCGGCGTCATGCGCGCGCACATGGCCGTGCGCACGGCGCAAGGCATGGGCGAGCTCACCAGCGGCACCATGTCGCCCACGCTGGGCGTGTCCATCGGCTTTGCCCGCCTGCCGCAAGGCGTGCTTGCGGGCGATACGGTCGAGGTCGACATCCGCGGCAAGTGGGTGCCCGCCCTGGCCTGCAAACTGCCTTTTGTCCGTAACGGCAAAGCCGTCGAACACTCGTAAACTCGAAGCTTCGCGCGAGCGCCGGCCCGACCCGGGCGACGGCCGCCCGCGCGAGGCGCGCAACACCATTCATCTACCCGCATTCCCTCAGGAGTTCCCATGAGTCTGCCCACCGATCGCAAGTACACCGAGTCCCATGAATGGGTCAAAGCCGAAGGCGACGTGTTCGTCGTCGGCATCACCGACACCGCCCAGGATCAATTGGGCGATCTGGTTTTCGTTGGCGACGTGAAGGTCGGCGCCAAGCTGAACGCCGGTGAAACCGCCGGCGTGGTCGAGTCGGTCAAGGCCGCCTCGGACATCTACGCGCCCGTGGCTGGCGAAATCGTCGCCTTCAACGAAGAGCTGGAAAACAATCCCAACCTGATCAACGAATCGGCCCTCACCGCCTGGATCTTCAAGATCAAGCCGGTCAACGCCGCCGACGCCGACAAGCTGCTGGACGCCGCCGGCTACGAAGCCGTCGCCAACGGCTAATCCGGTTCGTGGCGGGCGCGGGCCCCACCAGGAGCCCCGCCCGCCACGCAAGATGCAATACCGTCCGTCCCACGACGACACCCGCTACCCCGAGATCTCCCCATGTCGCGCGCCCTAGACACTCATACCGACTTCATTCCCCGCCACATCGGCCCCTCCGACGCCGACCAGGCCGCCATGCTTGCCGCGATCGGCAGCGCCAGCCTGGACGCCCTGATCGAAG contains the following coding sequences:
- the gcvH gene encoding glycine cleavage system protein GcvH, coding for MSLPTDRKYTESHEWVKAEGDVFVVGITDTAQDQLGDLVFVGDVKVGAKLNAGETAGVVESVKAASDIYAPVAGEIVAFNEELENNPNLINESALTAWIFKIKPVNAADADKLLDAAGYEAVANG